In one Sphingomonas sp. AP4-R1 genomic region, the following are encoded:
- a CDS encoding efflux transporter outer membrane subunit produces the protein MMRLRSLTALPLLALALAGCDMAPKHVRPAGAVPTELPQGGAYPAAAAGTVDPTTLSWRDFFVDDKLRQVIALGLENNRDLRIAVGNVAQARAQYRVQRADLLPTLNGTGSATYTNNLASFGGTGTGSGGVGGGTAVTSSSTIKIYQANVGLSQFEIDLFGRVRNLTKAAFEQYMASEEGQRATRISLIGEIATAYVTLAADQDQMKIAQQTLQSFEESLKLTTAQFKIGTASELESRQAETNYEGAKNDLAALRAQIAQDQNALNLLAGTTVPAELLPQELGDHAFTISDLPAGLSSEILQRRPDVLQAEHQLKAQDANIGAARAAFFPKLSLTASLGTIAPALSNLFDSGTKAWTVAPSAVLPIFDFGRNAANLRYAKASQQMAVSTYEKTLQTAFREVADALAQRGTIDDQLGARTRRAEAATVAAKLADARYRAGVDSFLTSLDSQRTSYAANLDLTTTRLTRATNLVTLYRTLGGGLN, from the coding sequence ATGATGCGGCTCCGCTCCCTCACCGCCCTCCCCCTGCTCGCGCTCGCGTTGGCAGGGTGCGACATGGCCCCGAAGCATGTCCGCCCGGCCGGCGCCGTGCCGACCGAGCTGCCGCAGGGTGGCGCCTATCCGGCGGCGGCCGCCGGAACGGTCGATCCGACCACGCTGAGCTGGCGCGACTTCTTCGTCGACGACAAGCTCCGCCAGGTGATCGCGCTCGGCCTCGAGAATAATCGCGACCTGCGGATCGCCGTCGGCAATGTGGCGCAGGCACGCGCGCAATATCGCGTGCAGCGCGCCGATCTGCTCCCCACGCTGAACGGCACCGGATCGGCCACCTACACGAACAACCTCGCCTCCTTTGGCGGGACCGGGACGGGCAGCGGTGGTGTCGGCGGCGGAACCGCCGTTACCAGCTCGAGCACGATCAAGATCTACCAGGCCAATGTCGGCCTCTCGCAGTTCGAGATCGATCTGTTCGGCCGCGTGCGCAACCTGACCAAGGCCGCGTTCGAGCAATATATGGCGTCCGAGGAAGGCCAGCGCGCCACGCGCATCTCGCTGATCGGCGAGATCGCGACGGCCTATGTCACGCTGGCGGCTGATCAGGATCAGATGAAGATCGCGCAGCAGACGCTGCAGAGCTTCGAGGAGTCGCTGAAGCTGACGACCGCGCAGTTCAAGATCGGCACCGCCTCCGAACTGGAGTCGCGGCAGGCCGAGACGAACTATGAGGGCGCGAAGAACGATCTGGCCGCGCTCCGCGCGCAGATCGCACAGGACCAGAATGCGCTGAACCTGCTCGCCGGCACCACCGTGCCCGCCGAGCTGCTGCCGCAGGAGCTGGGCGATCACGCCTTCACGATCAGCGATCTGCCGGCGGGCCTTTCGTCCGAGATCCTCCAGCGCCGACCGGACGTGCTGCAGGCCGAGCATCAGCTGAAGGCGCAGGACGCCAATATCGGCGCGGCGCGCGCGGCCTTCTTCCCGAAGCTGTCGCTCACCGCCTCGCTCGGCACGATCGCCCCGGCGCTGTCGAACCTGTTCGACAGCGGCACCAAGGCCTGGACGGTCGCCCCCTCGGCCGTGCTGCCCATCTTCGATTTCGGCCGCAACGCCGCCAATCTGCGCTACGCCAAGGCGAGCCAGCAGATGGCCGTGTCGACCTATGAGAAGACGCTGCAGACCGCGTTCCGCGAAGTGGCCGATGCTTTGGCGCAGCGCGGCACGATCGACGACCAGCTCGGCGCGCGCACGCGACGGGCGGAGGCGGCGACGGTGGCGGCGAAACTGGCCGATGCGCGCTATCGCGCGGGGGTCGATTCGTTCCTGACGTCGCTGGATTCGCAGCGCACCTCCTATGCGGCGAACCTCGATCTCACCACGACGCGCCTTACGCGGGCGACCAACCTGGTGACGCTGTACCGGACTTTGGGCGGCGGACTTAACTAA
- a CDS encoding efflux RND transporter permease subunit — MSRFFINRPIFAVVIAIVLMLLGSIAITQLPISQYPAIAPPQIAINATYPGADAQTLENTTTQIIEQQLKGIDNLRYFSSNSSSAGTVTITLTFEQGTNADIAQVQVQNKLQAATPLLPQEVQQQGIRVVKATQNFLIFVGLYSDNPKLHDSDDLSDFVVSKIQDPVSRINGVGDTQVFGSQYAMRIWVDPLKLQTYGLTMTDVSSAVTAQNAQVSAGQLGQAPAPATQMLNATVTVSSRLQTAEEFGAVRLKTNPDGSVVRIRDVARVHIGAETFGFEGKWNGLPASGIAIKPAAGANALDTVALVKERVNEIAKQFPSDIHVIYPYDTTPFVRLSIKQVVETLVEAVVLVFLVMFLFLQNWRATLIPTIAVPVVLLGTFAVLQVAGYSINVLTLFGMVLAIGLLVDDAIVVVENVERLIQTEHLSPRDAALKSMDEITSALVGIALVLSAVFLPMAFFGGSTGVIYRQFSITIVSAMALSVMVALILTPALCALILPKHDPEKNKNPGLLGRFFNGFNYYFDRGQERYEKGVRSTASRWGRSLIAYALIVVGMAFLFTRLPTGFLPDEDQGVAIALAQLPAGATKARTDEALAHARDYFLKNDKDAIQGVYTISGFSFSGQGQNAGIIFIPLKQWEERPGAKNRAQAIVGRAMGDFSQWHDGLIFAIIPPSVQELGNATGFDMQLVDETGIGHEKLRAARNQLLGMTATDKRVAGVRPNDLDDAPQLKIDVDQDKAAALGLSLADVNSTISTAWGGSYINDFIDRGRVKRVYVQADEPFRMKPEDLADFYVRGTNGQMAPYSAFSTLSWSNAPVALNRYNGQPSMEILGTPAPGGSSGTALRAMEEMQAKLLPGTKLEWTGLSYEEQLSGGQAPALYALSLVVVFLCLAALYESWSVPIAVMLVVPLGVIGALFAAWLTGLNNDIYLQVGLITTIGVSAKNAILIVEFAEERVQAGMNTFDAAIEAAKLRLRPILMTSLAFVFGVFPLAIANGAGAGGQNAIGRAVVGGMLSATVFAIFFVPMFFVVVGRIFHHGRQKGEPGGHGQPVEQGA, encoded by the coding sequence ATGTCCCGCTTCTTCATCAATCGGCCGATCTTCGCGGTGGTGATCGCCATCGTGCTGATGCTGCTCGGCTCGATCGCGATCACCCAGCTGCCGATCTCGCAATATCCGGCGATCGCGCCGCCCCAGATCGCGATCAACGCGACCTATCCGGGCGCGGACGCACAGACGCTGGAAAACACGACGACGCAGATCATCGAGCAGCAGCTGAAGGGTATCGACAACCTTCGCTACTTCTCGTCGAACTCCAGTTCGGCCGGCACCGTCACGATCACGCTGACGTTCGAGCAGGGCACCAACGCTGACATCGCGCAGGTGCAGGTGCAGAACAAGCTGCAGGCGGCCACCCCGCTCCTGCCGCAGGAAGTGCAGCAGCAGGGCATCCGCGTGGTGAAGGCCACGCAGAACTTCCTGATCTTCGTCGGCCTCTATTCCGATAATCCGAAGCTGCACGACAGCGACGATCTGAGCGACTTCGTCGTCTCCAAGATCCAGGATCCGGTCAGCCGCATCAACGGCGTGGGCGACACGCAGGTGTTCGGCAGCCAATATGCGATGCGGATCTGGGTCGATCCGCTGAAGCTGCAGACCTACGGCCTGACGATGACCGACGTGTCTTCGGCGGTCACCGCGCAGAACGCGCAGGTCTCGGCAGGCCAGCTGGGCCAGGCGCCCGCGCCGGCCACGCAGATGCTGAACGCGACCGTGACGGTCTCGTCGCGGCTGCAGACCGCCGAGGAATTCGGCGCGGTTCGCCTGAAGACCAACCCCGACGGTTCGGTCGTCCGCATTCGCGACGTGGCGCGCGTCCATATCGGCGCGGAGACGTTCGGCTTCGAGGGCAAGTGGAACGGCCTGCCCGCCTCGGGCATCGCGATCAAGCCCGCCGCCGGCGCCAACGCGCTGGACACGGTGGCGCTCGTCAAGGAGCGCGTGAACGAGATCGCCAAGCAGTTCCCGTCCGACATCCACGTCATCTACCCGTACGACACCACGCCGTTCGTGCGCCTCTCGATCAAGCAGGTCGTGGAGACGCTGGTCGAGGCGGTCGTGCTCGTCTTCCTCGTCATGTTCCTGTTCCTGCAGAACTGGCGCGCGACGTTGATCCCGACGATCGCGGTGCCGGTGGTGCTGCTCGGCACGTTCGCGGTGTTGCAGGTGGCCGGCTATTCCATCAACGTGCTGACCTTGTTCGGCATGGTGCTGGCGATCGGCCTGCTGGTGGACGACGCGATCGTGGTGGTCGAGAATGTCGAGCGCCTGATCCAGACCGAGCATCTGTCGCCGCGCGATGCCGCGCTGAAATCGATGGACGAGATCACCAGCGCGCTGGTCGGCATCGCCCTCGTCCTGTCGGCCGTGTTCCTGCCGATGGCGTTCTTCGGCGGATCGACCGGCGTGATCTATCGCCAGTTCTCGATCACGATCGTCTCGGCGATGGCGCTGTCCGTGATGGTCGCCTTGATCCTCACGCCCGCGCTCTGCGCGCTGATCCTGCCCAAGCATGATCCGGAGAAGAACAAGAATCCGGGGCTGCTCGGCCGCTTCTTCAACGGCTTCAATTATTATTTCGATCGCGGCCAGGAGCGCTACGAAAAGGGTGTCCGCTCGACGGCGTCGCGCTGGGGCCGTTCGCTGATCGCCTATGCGCTGATCGTCGTGGGCATGGCCTTCCTGTTCACGCGCCTGCCGACCGGCTTCCTGCCCGACGAGGATCAGGGTGTCGCGATCGCGCTGGCCCAGCTTCCCGCCGGCGCCACCAAGGCGCGCACGGACGAGGCGCTGGCCCACGCCCGCGATTACTTCCTGAAGAACGACAAGGACGCCATCCAGGGCGTCTATACGATCAGCGGCTTCTCCTTCTCCGGTCAGGGCCAGAATGCCGGCATCATCTTCATCCCGCTGAAGCAGTGGGAGGAACGGCCGGGTGCCAAGAACCGCGCGCAGGCGATCGTCGGCCGTGCCATGGGCGATTTCTCGCAATGGCATGACGGCCTGATCTTCGCGATCATTCCCCCGTCCGTTCAGGAACTGGGCAATGCGACCGGCTTCGACATGCAGCTCGTCGACGAGACCGGCATCGGGCATGAGAAGTTGCGCGCCGCGCGCAATCAGCTGCTCGGCATGACCGCGACCGACAAGCGCGTGGCGGGCGTGCGCCCGAACGACCTGGATGACGCGCCGCAGCTGAAGATCGACGTCGATCAGGACAAGGCGGCCGCGCTCGGCCTCTCGCTGGCGGACGTGAACAGCACGATCTCCACCGCGTGGGGCGGCAGCTACATCAACGACTTCATCGACCGTGGTCGCGTGAAGCGCGTCTATGTGCAGGCCGACGAGCCGTTCCGCATGAAGCCCGAGGATCTGGCCGACTTCTACGTGCGCGGCACGAACGGCCAGATGGCGCCTTACTCCGCCTTCTCGACGCTGAGTTGGTCGAACGCGCCGGTCGCGCTCAACCGCTATAACGGCCAGCCGTCGATGGAAATCCTCGGCACCCCCGCGCCCGGCGGAAGCTCCGGCACGGCGCTCAGGGCGATGGAGGAGATGCAGGCCAAGCTGCTGCCCGGCACGAAGCTGGAATGGACCGGCCTGTCCTATGAGGAGCAATTGTCCGGCGGACAGGCTCCGGCGCTCTATGCCCTGTCGCTGGTCGTGGTGTTCCTGTGTCTCGCGGCACTCTACGAAAGCTGGTCGGTGCCGATCGCCGTGATGCTCGTGGTGCCGCTGGGTGTGATCGGCGCGCTGTTCGCGGCGTGGCTCACGGGGCTGAACAACGACATCTATCTGCAGGTGGGCCTCATCACCACGATCGGCGTGTCCGCGAAGAACGCCATCCTGATCGTCGAATTCGCGGAGGAACGCGTGCAGGCCGGGATGAATACGTTCGATGCGGCGATCGAGGCGGCCAAGCTGCGCCTTCGCCCGATCCTGATGACCAGCCTCGCCTTCGTGTTCGGCGTGTTCCCGCTCGCCATCGCCAATGGCGCGGGCGCGGGTGGCCAGAATGCGATCGGTCGCGCGGTGGTGGGCGGTATGCTCTCCGCCACCGTCTTCGCCATCTTCTTCGTGCCGATGTTCTTCGTGGTGGTGGGCCGGATCTTCCACCACGGCCGCCAGAAGGGCGAACCGGGCGGCCATGGCCAGCCGGTGGAGCAGGGCGCATGA